acaaaaatgttttcagttatttatagatttatgacCCTGAGgtgaataaagttttttttttttttttgcaaaacctCAGAGACACCCTGATATAGGGAATTGTGTAACCCAATTACAATATATCACTGTGATAGAATattaattatttgtcttttttctaccTATGTAGctttacaaatgaaataatgtatgtaggAGAAAAACTATTCAAAGTGATTGAAGACATACATTCTTTTGCTGGTTTTAAATACTAAGATTATTTCTCTCCGTATTCCCACCTCTCTTCACcctgcaaaaagaaaattaaaagtgagaGAGCAATACTCATTAGAGACAACAAAGAGTGAGAAACTTAGCTCAGCTTTGTCTCAGCTTTATTTCACCAAGATGGCAAAATAAAGAGTAAAAGCAGAAGTTCCATGTGTGAACAATTATCTTGTGAAAAAGCCAATGTAGTGGAAGACAGACATAGGTAGATGGTCGTGCATATAGACCACACAGTAACAATTGCCACGACCAGTACCAATACTatctggggtggggaggacggtAACAACAGCGTATCTCCAAGGACATGAGCAAGCTGGGGTTTGGTCGTTTGGAGACTAGCCTTCCATGGATGGTCAGTTTATTCACTGCATAGGGTCACCATATCTAAAGGATCACCATTTGCATTGCAAATGTATATTCACTTCTTAGAGAGCAAGCAGAGAAGGCAGAGATTTTTGGTCTTGTGACAGTCCTGGAAATCAGGGGAGAGCCCATTCTTACACAAACTCATACCAGCACACAAGCCCTTGCATGCACGTGAACACTCACAGCACACCCAGAGCCTCCAGGTGACACCCTCCCACATCCAAATCCCCAGATCTCACACACCAGTGCTCTCAGAGGACCACACGGTGCACACCCCAGCAGACTGCAAACCTGGCATGCCTCAGAGGGGCCAGGGGAAGAGGCAGGGGGTGTACACTCCTGGTAGCACAGGCCCCTGAGGAAGGGGTGTTGTGAGTCTCGGGGGCTTTGGAAAGCACCCTTAGGCAACCAGGATGAGAGGTGGCTCAAGCTAGTCTCGCAGCAGCATCTTCTCCTGGTTCCTAATGCGACATTTCATCAATGAAACTACCATTTAACTGAATTTAAACTGGATGCTCCCAATTGAACCCCAGAGCCAgaggccccccaccccccacaaccgCCTGCCCCCTCACTCACTCACCCTTGCAAGGCTGGAGGGGCAGCATCCTGGCAGAGTAGATATGATTGTTCGGGTTGTATGAACACATACTACCCTTTAACCATGTTGCTTGAGGAATGAGCACCGTTTTCTAATTTGCTCAAAGACACCGCTGGGCTGGAGGCAGACCTGTCCAGAGAGTGCCTGGACAAGCCAGTGTGAGACTACTGGGTATAGAAACAAAAGCTAAATGAAGAGCGAGCCTCAGAATCAGACAGAATTGGATTTAAATTCTGTTAAACCATGTTATAGGGGCCCGAACAaaagttaattaacttctctgagacAAAGTTTCCTCACAGTATAGTGACAAGTGACTGCTGTCTGAAGGCAGTGTAAGCAAAATACTCAGCACTTAGTAGGTGTGTTCTTCCCTCAATTCCTCCATTATTCGGAGATGGCACAGGGCAGGGCTTCGGTGTCAGAAAGTCACGTTGAGAACGGAGTGAAGGGTAGAAACGGGCCGGCAGTGGTGTGAGGGTGGCCAGGGTTCTCTGTCGGGCTGTCCCCATACACCCCCCGCCTTTCCTCCTGCTTCCCTGGAGGGCAGCTTCCCTTCTGGTGGCCCATGTTGGAGAAACTTAGGCAGTCACCACGATGGACAAGTGACTACAATAACTGGGCCAAACTCTGCCGCCAAGGTTTCATTTTACTGGGCCAGTCAGTCCACAGTCCAGCTCAGGTAGCCTAGAATGCAGCTCAGACCACCGAGTGAAAGTCTGATGAGCACACGCCCTCTCATTAATGACGGGGCCCGAGACCAGCCACATAAACAGAATAGGGGCCCTAGCCTCAGGCAACTAACTTCCCAGGCTGTGGTGGAGGAGCCACCAAGGGGCCAGGACAGGGACATCTCAGCACCTGTGTAGGAAATCGGTACCTTTCTCAAAGTTTGCTTTGCCTGAAATAATACCTGCCTCCCTCCAGCAACACAGCGTGTGGCACGTGGGATCCTAGCGGCAGCTTTGCCAGCCaggcaggcagaaggaagaggccCAAGGTCAGTCCAGAGGTAACTCGGCTGAGGCTGACAGAGGGGACCCCCTGAGGCCACTCCAGAGGTTATGAGCCAGGGCCAGGATGCAGACCCTCCAGGCCTAAGTAGCTGACATGAGGTCTGAGGTCTCTAGCATAGAACCCAATTTTATTGGAAGAAGCAAGACTCAAAGTTGAAATGCTCCTGCTTTGGGGCCAGTGAGTAACAAAGTTCTCCAGTatgcaaaaggcaaagagaatggGTTTTAGTGTAAAATGAAcactggctgctgtaacaaataagcCCCCAAACATGTGATATCTCAGACTCcgtgagtttatttctctctcacatcaGAGCCAAAATCGGCGTTTCTAAGCTGTGCGTGgtgctcctccctccagcccagtGTCCAGGGCTTCTTGCATCCTGTGGCTCCACCGTTGTCAATGCAGGACTCAAAGTGGTGAGAGGGGCCCAAGCCTGGAGTGGGAGGACGTGACTTCCACTCACATCACCCATGAGGCCACccccagctgcaagggaggctgggaaacaggGTCCGCATTTGCACCCAGGAAGAAGATACGGCTTTCTGAAGAGTTAGCCAGTTACAGATGCAGAAAAGGTGGAATTGATTTTCAGAGGAGATGGATTTTACATATTGCAATTATTTCCTTGACTGCCCTTTATACAgacatcatttgtttttctttcccagttAAACCGGAGGCTCCTTTTAACATAAGTGTCATCTATCGTGAGGGAGCAAATGACTTTGTGGTGACATTTAATACATCGCACTTGAAAAAGAAGTATGTAAAAAATTTAATGCACGATGTAGCCTACCGCCAGGAAAAGGATGAAAACAACTGGATGGTATGTTGATCAaccacatttataaaataaaaatgccttaatGTTACATGTGTTACTGTCCTAGATGTGCATTTACCCCGGGAGGccctaaaataattttgttttcaaaatgtacCTTCTACTGAAAGAAGCTCCCAACACTGTATAGGCTTCAGGCCCCACAAAAACCTGGATCTTCCCTGGAGCATACTGTTCTagctctgatttttcttttttttttcttgctcaaagTTTTGTCTTTAGGATATTTCTAAGCAAGTTAGTTGGATAACAATATAGATTGAGATGAAATTGATCCTGTTTATTTGGGGGCCTCAAAAAGTGTCATGTCTTATACCACTTTCATAGGCAAATCAGGCAAAAAATATCTCTGGGTTTGATCACCAAGTCACAGCCACAATTTGGTCTATGAAATTTGTGGGAACAGTATGAGGTAAGGAGGAGAGGTGGAATGTttgcctttgttttgtttttattttaaagcctgAGGTCTTAGTTCTTGAAGTAACAACTTAATGTTTACCTGTCATAATCTAGAGGGTTATTTAGACTATTTATTCATGATTCCTTGAGGTTGGAATGATCTGGAAGTCCCTGGAATCTGTTTTGGGGAGGTGGTAGGAGAATAGTAGAGTATCCCAGGTTATCAGATTCCTAGCATAACTTCTGTCCTTTCTGTCACagggacagaaaatagattatgGTTTCTCTGTCTCAAGGCTCGCAGGGTGCCTACTTATTCCTACTGTCCTGTTTCCTCAGGCCAAGGTCAGCCTGGTCTGTGTGCAGTGCCGCACTGTGCTACTTATATAAAGGGAACGCCTGCCCCACACCACCTCCTACCCGCATGCCCCGCCCCCTAACATGCGCTACCTGGAGGACCTCGATCCTGCcctctttcatttttcatctaaaaatcACAGCAATGGGAAAGCAACTCTAGTGGATAAAGGAGGAATTTTGAATAAATAGTGCCAGAACAATCAGATaactatttgagaaaaaaaataagttaaatgccTGATACTCTTcctataacaacaaaaaaataacagatgattTAAGGAAATTATATAAAGTGAAACTCTAAGCAAGCTAAAAAGAATATAGGCAAATGTTTATATAATCTTGACATGAAGAAGAACATTCTAAGCGTAAAAGCAGTAGAAGAAAGTGAAGGATAGATACATGTGACCACATAAAAATTAGAAGCTTACACATGTCAACACACAATAATCAAAATTGTAAGGCATACTGAAAATTAGGATTAAATTACCACATATGCAGCTGACAGATggttaatatctttaatatataaagagttcttataaatcattaaaaaagacaaatatcacaatagaaaaatgaacaaagaatttagaaaagtctcaaaaataagaaatatgtgcattcaataaatataagaaaattgattatcaaataaatacaaatataaataaaaatggactACTTTTATACCTATCAAATTGATAgagctttgtttttcttaagaataATACACAGTGTTAGGGAGACTGTTGTCCACATTCCCAATGTGGAAAGGTATCTTTCTGGAGAGAAATGATTCCTGCCCACTAACCTAAACTTTCATCTCCCCTTGCCACgtgaaaggggaaagagaaaaaaaagaggatattGAAGTGTAGAAAGGAAGGTGGGAGCCTGGGAGTGATTTATATCCTCCCGAAGTGGGAGTGCCTAATTCAACTGACTAAAGACGCGTCATTTCACTCTCCTCCTTGGCCACTCACAGCATCATTTATGAGCTCACAGACTCTACCCCTAGTTCTGTTGCTGACTCCTCCACATAGTAAAACTCCTATTCTAACAAATATGAGAGAGCCTGAAGAGAGTGCATATGTGACTAAAGGAGTTCCACTTGAAATGGCTTGGGAGAGCTAGGCAACACCTCTTTTTCCATCCTGAAAATGCAATGGCACATTTTACTCTTCAGCACGTGAATTTGTCCGGCACAAAGCTGACACTCCTGCAGAGAAAGCTACAAGATGATGCCATGTATGAGATTAAAGTCCGATCCATCCCTTATTCCTCTGACTATTTTGAAGGCTTCTGGAGTGAATGGAGCCCAAGTTACCACTTCAGAACTCCGGAGACCAAGCGTGCAGGTAAGGAGTGGCAAAGTCTTTGTTCCCCTATAGAGCTTGAAATGCCAAAGTCAAAGTGTGAGAGCTGGGACCCCCTCCCCCAGCGCATTCTTACCCTTTCTTTGTAGAATGACCTGCCTGCTGTTTTTGCcccttttttgaaaaataaggaagCAAACGCTGAGGGTCCTTCTACTAACTGATAACTGGTGCAGGCTGTCTGGAGCTACTATCCTGGGTGTTCCTAGGAACTGCTAATAATTCTGAACAAaatccccacccaccacctccagCTAACCATTTAGCCTAGAATCCTAACGGCTGGTATCTCTAAGACCCCACTAGGGAACACGTTTGTTGATGGCGGGTATGGCTGTCCTGTGTCTCCTTTTCCAAAATGATGAAGATGTCCTTGGGGGTCTAGGAGCTGAGACTGGCCAGAAGAGCCAGAGAACATGGCACAGGCAGTCCTGGGGACCCAAAGCACcacatttacttttcctttggggGAGGCAGTCAAGGGAACTATTCTACCATAGCAGCTTCCCATCCTCACCCTGGAACTTGCTGGGAATGCAGGGTGAACATCTGTCTCATTACCCCCTGCTCTGGTGTGGCTTCTTTCCTTTGGTGGACAGTCAAGAAGGGAAGGGAGTGGTGGTACCTTTGAAGTTAGATCACTTTATACTTCAGGTGGCAGATGTTCTGGGCCTGGTCACCCAAGTCGGTGCCACTTATGCCAAAATTTCCTGATAGAGTTTCTGAACAGCAActttcaagaaatgataaatgggCCCCCATTACCAAGTAAACTCAAAGCATCCTGAAAGTCTAACCCAATGCATACTTACTAAATGCTAACTGTGCTCTATCCTTGTATTCCAGAAGAGATGGATCCTGTGTTACTAACCATCAGTATTTCTAGTTTCTTCTCTGTGGCTCTCTTGGTCATCTTGGCCTGTGTATTATGGAAAAGAAGGTGACTTTCTTCAACTATTTGTGAAGATGATTGTGTGGGATCCCAGACACCAGAGCTTGAGCCCCATTTAGTGATGAGACAACTGCAAAGAGGAATAAGACATTTTAGGAATTGTAGTGGCCAGTATCACTTTCCATCCTTAGGTACCAGGGAATTTCCACAGTTGATTTCATAAGaggcaaaaaaatataaactgaacATAAGGCAAACCTTTTCCACAAAGCAGGAATTCTTTAAGGCAGTGTTTCCCAAGCTTTCCCTCCAAAGTCTTCTAAAGCGTATAGAAGGCATCACCCATGGCAAATGTAGAATGCACTTGAAGTCTTGACTTTCAGCACACAAATTCGTAGTAGTTTGTACTCTACCCCTTGATAGAGCCATGATTGTTTCATCATACAAATGATGTTTTAAACATGCACCAGTTATTTAATATTCTAGGAAGATGCCCTCAGCACAGGGCTACGTAACTCTAGGATTACAAACACCCTAATTTGTAAAGTACTACCTTAATAGTACTAAGCGATTTCCCTGGGCAACTTAGAAAATATCCTCTACTTCCACTAAAATTAGGGCAAAGGAGTTGCGGCCAGTACAGAGAAGGAATAAGACCACAACACCTACATTGGGAGTAAATGACTCAGTTCCAGAGCCCCACAAAAAACACCTCATTGCAAGCCTTCTTCCCTCTAGGGCTCTTTCCCAGAGGTGTATTGTTGTCATGTCTTATTCACACAGTAGATTAATGGCAGTGATCTCTGATACAACCCTCCTTGGATTAATAGGGCACTGAGGGACATAGAAAGCAAGTCACTTGACCATGGTGACCACTCGACCTACCTAGTTGTGGCATAGCCCAGACTAGAAATCTGCTCTTCCAATTCCTGGCTCAGAATAAGTGGGTAGTCTCACTGTGCTTATGTCCTGTGCCATTTATTTCATCTACTGATGTCCTCTGATTTCAGGATTAAGCCTATTGTATGGCCCAGTCTCCCGGATCATAAGAAAACTCTTGAACAACTGTGTAAGAAACCAAGAAAGGTAAGTGTTTTGGTGCTTACAAAAGCACTAGTTGGCAGCATCCCAGAAACCAAGAATGATATTCCAGAACAAGGAACATTGAACCTCAACTTTTGGTCTTTTATGCGTTCCATAACTAGCATCCATCATAAGACCCTAGCTGCACTAGGGAACTAAAATGAGATACAAGTCTCAGAACTTCTAGGCTTCCCAGGGCTGGAGGGCACAGCCAGTAGACACTTTAGACTCTGAAGTGTCTCAGCACCAGAAGCAAAGAGTCAACTGAGGAACATGTGGACAATTCTCTGTCAGAAGGTTCTCTAGATCTTTTCCTGAACTGAACATTTGGTAATGCATCTCTCTCTGGTGCCGTCTTaatgccttctctctttttctgtccaGAATTTGAATGTGAGTTTCAATCCTGAAAGTTTCTTGGACTGTCAGATTCATAAGGTGGATGGCATTCAATCTCGAGATGAAATGGAAGGCTTTCTGCAAGAAGCTTTTCCTCCACAACCAGAGGAGTCCGAGAAGCAGAGGCTTGGAGGGGGTGTACAGGGCCACAATTGGTCACCCAAGCATACAGTCATCACCCCAGAAACTTCCAGAGGAGGGTCACCCCTAGAGTGCCCGGCTGGGAATGGCAGTGCTTGTGATGCCACTatactcccctcccccaggtccccAGAGAGTGGCAAGAATGGGCCTCATGTGTACCAGGGCCTACTGCTTAGCCCGGGGACTATGAACAATATCCTACCCCCTCCATTTCCTCTCCAGTCGGGAATCCTGACATTGACCCCTGTTGCTCAGGGGCAGCCCATCCTCACCTCCCTGGGACCAAGTCCAGAAGAAGCCTATGTTACCATGTCCAGCTTCTACCAAAACCAGTAAATTGTGAGACACCAAGACTGAACCCACTGTGCCCAACAAAGCTGACTGAGAGAACTCTAGAGCTCCCACTCTCCCTcccagaacaaagaaaagaaaattgacaaaacCCCACTGCATGGTCTACAGGACTCTGAAACTTTGACCACTCCTCCCTGGTTCAGTGACCCTCAAAATCCTGCTTCTACCATGTTGATTTGGTCACTAGGTTTCAGGTGACCCAGtgattcaattatttaaaaaaagaaggaaagaatgtaagaaagagtgaagaaaacaatggaagcctgaggaaggaaagaagagagcaagagaaggaagaaggaacgGAGAATAAGAATGATGGTTGCCATTGTTAGGACTTCCCATCTATACAGTGCTGTGCAAGTTCTCTACACGCCttgtctcatttcatcctcaacaTAATCCTGGGAGATGggtgcaattattattattattctcttttaatagataatgaaattgagaatcaaggggttaagtaacttgtccaagttgCTTACTCAGTGGAGGATGGAGCCAAAGTCCCATCCCTGAGTGTCAAGCCTCAGTAATACGGGGTGACCATATAGCTTATCATCCAAGCTGGTGTGAAATACCAAAGCCAGCCATATCAAAAGAAGGtgaagaaggcaagaaaaaaacacaaaacccattcaatttcattcttctgaagcAAGCTCAAGAAGAAACGAATTAGAAGCCCAGAATTTTTCTTGCTAGTTATCAAGACCACGGTCCTCTTCCTGCCATCACCCAACTGCATCTGTGCACAATTCCCAGAAGAACCTGTCGCTGACCCTAAACACTTGCACATTTGACCAATGAGTGGGGAATAAACCCTCTCACGTGTATAGACACTACCCCAATCAGTGTATCCCTTTCCTGAGTTGTATAGCCTGAGTTCTACACCCTCGGATGTTGCCATAAACTTCAGGGATGAGGAATTATGAGCACATGCAATGAGTGAACCAACTGTGGCTATGTTACAGAAGATACAGAGAAGAGACACATTGTTAACATTTGACTTTTGTCCTCTTACCTTTCTTGGTCTAGATGAATTTCTAGTGACTAACTCAAACCAAGTCAAGGCAGCTGAGCAATAGGAGCT
This portion of the Eulemur rufifrons isolate Redbay chromosome 17, OSU_ERuf_1, whole genome shotgun sequence genome encodes:
- the IL7R gene encoding interleukin-7 receptor subunit alpha isoform X1, whose amino-acid sequence is MTILGTAFGLVFYLLQVVSGESGYAQNGDLEDAELDDYSFSCYSQLEVNGSHHSLTCAFDDPDINSTNLELEICGALLEINCLNFSKLQEVYYIKTKKFLLIGDSEICVKLGEKSITCKKMNIVKIVKPEAPFNISVIYREGANDFVVTFNTSHLKKKYVKNLMHDVAYRQEKDENNWMHVNLSGTKLTLLQRKLQDDAMYEIKVRSIPYSSDYFEGFWSEWSPSYHFRTPETKRAEEMDPVLLTISISSFFSVALLVILACVLWKRRIKPIVWPSLPDHKKTLEQLCKKPRKNLNVSFNPESFLDCQIHKVDGIQSRDEMEGFLQEAFPPQPEESEKQRLGGGVQGHNWSPKHTVITPETSRGGSPLECPAGNGSACDATILPSPRSPESGKNGPHVYQGLLLSPGTMNNILPPPFPLQSGILTLTPVAQGQPILTSLGPSPEEAYVTMSSFYQNQ
- the IL7R gene encoding interleukin-7 receptor subunit alpha isoform X3; the encoded protein is MTILGTAFGLVFYLLQVVSGESGYAQNGDLEDAELDDYSFSCYSQLEVNGSHHSLTCAFDDPDINSTNLELEICGALLEINCLNFSKLQEVYYIKTKKFLLIGDSEICVKLGEKSITCKKMNIVKIVKPEAPFNISVIYREGANDFVVTFNTSHLKKKYVKNLMHDVAYRQEKDENNWMHVNLSGTKLTLLQRKLQDDAMYEIKVRSIPYSSDYFEGFWSEWSPSYHFRTPETKRAGLSLLYGPVSRIIRKLLNNCVRNQER
- the IL7R gene encoding interleukin-7 receptor subunit alpha isoform X2, encoding MTILGTAFGLVFYLLQVVSGESGYAQNGDLEDAELDDYSFSCYSQLEVNGSHHSLTCAFDDPDINSTNLELEICGALLEINCLNFSKLQEVYYIKTKKFLLIGDSEICVKLGEKSITCKKMNIVKIVKPEAPFNISVIYREGANDFVVTFNTSHLKKKYVKNLMHDVAYRQEKDENNWMHVNLSGTKLTLLQRKLQDDAMYEIKVRSIPYSSDYFEGFWSEWSPSYHFRTPETKRAEMDPVLLTISISSFFSVALLVILACVLWKRRIKPIVWPSLPDHKKTLEQLCKKPRKNLNVSFNPESFLDCQIHKVDGIQSRDEMEGFLQEAFPPQPEESEKQRLGGGVQGHNWSPKHTVITPETSRGGSPLECPAGNGSACDATILPSPRSPESGKNGPHVYQGLLLSPGTMNNILPPPFPLQSGILTLTPVAQGQPILTSLGPSPEEAYVTMSSFYQNQ